A window of Candidatus Acidiferrales bacterium genomic DNA:
GATGACGCAGCAATTCGAGTCGGTCGACTTTTGGTGCGGTAAGCGTGCGTTCGTGGCGAAAGACGATTTTTTCTTCGTAGCCCGCCAATCGTCCCAGCGCGATGAATCCGCGCCGCTCGAGATGGCGATTGGTTCCCGGGACTTCGTAGTTTTGAAAATAGGCGTAAATCGCCGGCGCGGCGTCTTGCACAAGAACGCCTTGTGCGAGCCAATCTTCCAAATTTTTCGCTGCGCGCGTGTAAACATTATTTTCCGGCGAATCGCCGGAAAGCGATTTGCCTTTTTCGATGGAAATCAAATTGTAAGGACTCGCCGCGTAATACGCGTCCTGCATCGCCAGCGTGATTTTGTCGTACGGCTGCGTCAGCGCCTTTTCCAGCGCGACGCGATGAGCGTCATAATGCACTGCGCGGAATGGAAAAATCTCAGCCATCGTTTCCTCGGACGAATAAATCGCGCGTCGCGGAAATATTCGATTGTAGCAGTGCGGACGCCACTCTCCAATGTCCGCCAACATCGCCGCAAAAACGCCAGCGCACTGCGCCGAGCTTCGCTACAATGGAAGATTCAGGGAGCCATTTCCAGGCCACTATCAAAAATGTCCACGGTTTCCAACAACAGCAAAAAAATATCCGGCGTCAAGGCGCTCGCTTTCGATCTCGATGGCACGCTCGTCGATTCGAAGCTCGATCTCGTACTCTCGATGAATGCCACGCTCGTGCATCTGGGCCGCGAGCCTCTGGAGCACGAACAGATCGCCGGCTACGTTGGGGGCGGAGTTCCTTTGCTCATCAAGCGCGCGCTCGGCGAAGATGCCGCCGAGAGCGAAATCAACGACGGCATCGCATTTTTCCTCGATTACTATCGCCAGCACATTCTCGATAACACTATTCCGTATCCCGGCGTGCTCGAAGGACTCGATGCGCTCGCGGGACGCTCGCTGGCCGTGCTCACCAATAAGCCCGTGAAATTCAGCCAGGCCATTCTCGATGGCTTGAACATGAGCCAGTATTTCCGGTTCGTCTACGGCGGAAACAGCTTCGACAAGAAAAAACCCGACCCAATCGGACTAACAACGCTGCTGCGTGATTTCGGCGCCGCGCCACAGGAAATGATGATGGTCGGCGATTCGGATGTCGACGTTTACACTGCGCGGAACGCCGGCACGTGGGCCTGCGGCGTGACATACGGCCTCGGCAGCGCCAAGCTGCATCAGTGCCCGCCGGATTTGCTGCTCGACAGTCTCGCGGACTTGCCGGGATATATTCCGAAATGAACGACAGCACGTTTCGCATTTCCTCGCGTGACAAATCCGCGGCCCGCGTTCTCCTATTTTCTCTCTTCCTTCTCGGTTTCGGATTTTTGTTCTGCGAGCTTACAAATGCTCGCGCGCATTCGCCGGCTGATTCTCACGGCGTTCCGTTCTTTCGCATCGGCGAGCAGCTTCGCTATCGCGTGGACTGGCAGCGTTACGCCGGAGCAGCGTATGCAGAGTTGGACGTGGTGGATCGCGGGAATTTTTTCGGCGAAGATGCGTGGCACTTTCGAGCCTCCGTTCACACCGCGGAACCGGCCCGCGCGCTTTTTCCCGTTGATGACGAA
This region includes:
- a CDS encoding HAD-IA family hydrolase, with protein sequence MSTVSNNSKKISGVKALAFDLDGTLVDSKLDLVLSMNATLVHLGREPLEHEQIAGYVGGGVPLLIKRALGEDAAESEINDGIAFFLDYYRQHILDNTIPYPGVLEGLDALAGRSLAVLTNKPVKFSQAILDGLNMSQYFRFVYGGNSFDKKKPDPIGLTTLLRDFGAAPQEMMMVGDSDVDVYTARNAGTWACGVTYGLGSAKLHQCPPDLLLDSLADLPGYIPK